A single window of Ananas comosus cultivar F153 linkage group 19, ASM154086v1, whole genome shotgun sequence DNA harbors:
- the LOC109725126 gene encoding nuclear transcription factor Y subunit A-7-like, whose translation MTSSNQSSSDYSESNEQQKQSNSVLHSGSSATGQYYPGPTSVPMEYMVPIGHIEMGQTVAQVAYPFVDPYCRGIIAAYGAQTAVYHPSMGLPPISMLMTNDAVEPVYVNAKQYQGILRRRQSRAKAESENKLIKSRKPYLHESRHLHAVRRARGSGGRFIKSKSTEKQDNEADPHEMQKPLSMNHPSIDPSENKAKAAEVSGFEKSPLNNGAASAQSTA comes from the exons ATGACATCCTCTAATCAGAGTTCATCTG ATTATAGTGAATCGAATGAGCAACAAAAGCAATCAAACTCTGTGCTTCACAGTGGATCTTCTGCAACTGGACAATATTATCCTGGACCAACATCAGTGCCTATGGAATATATGGTGCCTATCGGCCATATAGAAATGGGGCAAACAGTG GCCCAGGTTGCTTACCCATTTGTAGATCCGTATTGCAGAGGCATAATTGCTGCGTATGGTGCACAAACTGCG GTTTATCATCCTTCAATGGGATTGCCTCCAATTAGCATGCTGATGACAAATGATGCAGTTGAGCCTGTGTATGTCAATGCAAAGCAATATCAAGGAATACTAAGGCGTCGCCAGTCCCGTGCAAAAGCTGAATCGGAAAACAAACTGATCAAATCCCGAAAG CCCTACCTTCATGAATCTCGGCACTTGCATGCGGTGAGAAGAGCTAGGGGATCCGGAGGTCGATTCATTAAATCCAAATCTACAGAGAAACAAGATAATGAGGCTGACCCGCATGAAATGCAGAAGCCACTTTCCATGAATCACCCGAGCATAGACCCCTCTGAGAACAAGGCTAAAGCAGCTGAAGTGTCTGGGTTCGAGAAGTCTCCCTTGAATAATGGAGCTGCTTCAGCTCAATCTACAGCttaa
- the LOC109724871 gene encoding serine/threonine-protein phosphatase 6 regulatory subunit 2-like isoform X1, whose translation MFWRMTGLSAASPVDTVLDKENYTLEELLDEDEIIQECKALNTRLINFLRDRAQVEQLIRYIVEETPEDAERKRTFKFPFVACEIITCEVDIILRTLVEDKELMDLLFSFLKPDRPHSTLLAGYFSKVVICLMLRKTVPLTNYVQGNPEIIGQLVDLIGITSIMEILIRLIGADESVYSNYADAMQWLEETNVLEMIVDKFSSSDSPEVHASAAEILCAITRYAPPGLATKICSPSFVGRLFRHALENSRPKSVLVHSLSVCISLLDPRRLVSASNQAFRSQLSHGTLVTASTETVDGMLESLGDLLKLLDVSSSEDILPTTYGYLKPPLGKHRLKIVEFISVLLAIGSEAAEKELSQQGAIKRVIDLFFEYPYNNFLHHHVENVVGSCIESKRSSLIEHVLNDCDIVGKILEAENHSTLSTDSAKPTVPSQDKSPPKIGNVGHMTRMANKLIQLGNNNSTIQTHLQENGAWVDWHTNVLLRRNAVENVYQWACGRPTSLQDRGRDSDDEDFRDRDYDVAALANNLSQAFRYGIYSNEDIEEAHGSLERDDEDAYFDDETAEVVISSLRLGDDQDSSSLFTNSNWFAFEDDKAAIDRSIGSLASPSSNSDNAFPNTDESDEVVLGDKDDLFGNSASSLASNSETASGEAGSAALTNGPIKEHKDDTAPLSINQGEQSPEWVEWRETSEPGEVSKGPDPEVSNGEVEQEKDKNTEKCSPEMANGDEENGSPESNVELKSEVEVKPDVEVKPEVEVTETLTVNGVDGSESADSSESPEPANSPANEVAPGDAENEKAIENEK comes from the exons ATGTTCTGGCGCATGACTGGGTTGTCCGCGGCCTCGCCC GTGGATACTGTTTTAGACAAAGAGAACTATACATTGGAAGAGCTTCTTGACGAGGATGAAATTATTCAAGAGTGCAAAGCACTGAATACTCGTCTTATTAATTT CTTGCGAGATAGAGCTCAAGTGGAGCAATTGATTCGCTATATTGTTGAAGAGACTCCAGAGGATGCTGAGAGGAAGCGGACCTTTAA GTTTCCTTTTGTAGCATGTGAGATAATTACATGTGAAGTTGACATCATACTCAGGACCTTAGTAGAGGACAAAGAG TTGATGGACCTACTGTTCTCTTTCCTAAAACCTGACCGCCCTCATAGCACATTGTTGGCAGGATACTTCAGTAAG GTTGTTATATGTTTGATGCTGCGCAAGACAGTCCCTCTTACGAATTACGTTCAG GGTAATCCAGAAATAATTGGCCAACTTGTCGATCTCATTGGCATTACATCTATCATGGAG ATACTGATTCGGTTGATTGGTGCTGATGAGAGTGTGTATTCGAACTATGCGGATGCGATGCAATGGTTAGAAGAGACAAATGTTCTTGAGATGATTGTAGATAAGTTTAGCTCGTCG GACTCTCCTGAAGTGCATGCCAGTGCTGCTGAAATTCTTTGTGCCATAACCCGATACGCCCCTCCTGGACTTGCTACGAAGATATGTAGCCCGAG TTTTGTTGGGAGACTATTTCGCCATGCACTTGAAAATTCAAGACCTAAATCTGTACTGGTTCACTCGTTATCGGTATGCATATCCTTGTTAGATCCTAGGAGACTAGTGTCAGCTTCCAACCAAGCATTTCGAAGCCAACTAAGCCATGGGACATTGGTTACTGCTAGTACCGAGACGGTTGATGGTATGCTAGAGAGCTTAG GTGATTTACTGAAGTTGTTGGATGTTTCTTCTTCTGAGGATATCTTGCCTACCACGTATGGATACTTAAAACCTCCCCTTGGAAAACATCGTCTGAAG ATTGTAGAGTTCATCTCTGTTTTGCTGGCAATCGGCAGTGAAGCTGCTGAAAAGGAACTAAGCCAGCAAGGAGCAATAAAACGTgttatagatttattttttga GTACCCATATAATAACTTTTTACATCACCACGTGGAGAATGTTGTTGGATCATGTATAGAGAGTAAGCGGAGTTCGCTTATCGAGCATGTTCTGAATGACTGTGACATTGTTGGAAAAATACTTGAAGCTGAAAATCATTCTACCTTGTCAACTGATTCTGCTAAG CCTACAGTTCCATCACAGGACAAGTCACCTCCAAAGATTGGAAATGTTGGTCACATGACTCGCATGGCTAACAAGCTTATTCAGTTGGGAAATAACAACAGCACAATTCAGACACACTTGCAG GAGAATGGTGCATGGGTTGATTGGCATACCAATGTCCTGCTTAGGCGTAATGCAGTGGAAAATGTTTATCAATGGGCTTGTGG GCGGCCAACTTCGTTGCAAGATCGAGGTAGGGATAGCGACGATGAAGACTTCCGCGATAGGGATTATGATGTAGCAGCACTTGCTAACAACCTGAGTCAGGCATTCCGATATGGGATTTACAGTAATGAGGATATTGAAGAG GCTCATGGTTCGCTTGAACGTGATGATGAG GATGCTTATTTTGATGACGAAACTGCTGAAGTTGTTATCTCTTCTCTTCGTTTGGGTGATGACCAGGACAG CAGCTCACTCTTCACAAACTCAAACTGGTTTGCTTTCGAGGACGACAAAGCAGCTATTGACCGTTCAATCGGCTCCCTCGCCTCACCCTCATCTAATTCGGACAATGCTTTTCCAAATACAGACGAGTCCGACGAGGTCGTTCTCGGTGACAAAGATGACTTGTTTGGCAATTCCGCATCCTCCCTTGCGTCTAACTCAGAGACAGCTTCTGGAGAAGCTGGAAGCGCAGCTTTAACAAATGGTCCCATCAAGGAGCACAAAGATGACACAGCACCACTGAGTATAAACCAAGGCGAGCAGTCACCAGAGTGGGTTGAATGGAGAGAGACATCGGAACCAGGTGAAGTGTCCAAGGGCCCAGATCCTGAGGTTTCAAATGGTGAAGTTGAACaagagaaagataaaaataCTGAAAAATGTTCCCCAGAAATGGCAAATGGCGATGAAGAAAATGGGTCTCCTGAATCCAACGTTGAGCTTAAATCGGAAGTTGAGGTTAAACCAGATGTTGAGGTCAAACCAGAAGTTGAGGTTACTGAAACATTAACCGTCAACGGTGTAGACGGTAGTGAGAGTGCTGATTCATCTGAATCTCCTGAACCTGCTAATTCACCGGCCAATGAAGTTGCTCCGGGGGATGCAGAGAATGAGAAGGCTATTGAGAACGAGAAGTGA
- the LOC109724871 gene encoding serine/threonine-protein phosphatase 6 regulatory subunit 2-like isoform X2 — MFWRMTGLSAASPVDTVLDKENYTLEELLDEDEIIQECKALNTRLINFLRDRAQVEQLIRYIVEETPEDAERKRTFKFPFVACEIITCEVDIILRTLVEDKELMDLLFSFLKPDRPHSTLLAGYFSKVVICLMLRKTVPLTNYVQGNPEIIGQLVDLIGITSIMEILIRLIGADESVYSNYADAMQWLEETNVLEMIVDKFSSSDSPEVHASAAEILCAITRYAPPGLATKICSPSFVGRLFRHALENSRPKSVLVHSLSVCISLLDPRRLVSASNQAFRSQLSHGTLVTASTETVDGMLESLGDLLKLLDVSSSEDILPTTYGYLKPPLGKHRLKIVEFISVLLAIGSEAAEKELSQQGAIKRVIDLFFEYPYNNFLHHHVENVVGSCIESKRSSLIEHVLNDCDIVGKILEAENHSTLSTDSAKPTVPSQDKSPPKIGNVGHMTRMANKLIQLGNNNSTIQTHLQENGAWVDWHTNVLLRRNAVENVYQWACGRPTSLQDRGRDSDDEDFRDRDYDVAALANNLSQAFRYGIYSNEDIEEAHGSLERDDEDAYFDDETAEVVISSLRLGDDQDSSLFTNSNWFAFEDDKAAIDRSIGSLASPSSNSDNAFPNTDESDEVVLGDKDDLFGNSASSLASNSETASGEAGSAALTNGPIKEHKDDTAPLSINQGEQSPEWVEWRETSEPGEVSKGPDPEVSNGEVEQEKDKNTEKCSPEMANGDEENGSPESNVELKSEVEVKPDVEVKPEVEVTETLTVNGVDGSESADSSESPEPANSPANEVAPGDAENEKAIENEK, encoded by the exons ATGTTCTGGCGCATGACTGGGTTGTCCGCGGCCTCGCCC GTGGATACTGTTTTAGACAAAGAGAACTATACATTGGAAGAGCTTCTTGACGAGGATGAAATTATTCAAGAGTGCAAAGCACTGAATACTCGTCTTATTAATTT CTTGCGAGATAGAGCTCAAGTGGAGCAATTGATTCGCTATATTGTTGAAGAGACTCCAGAGGATGCTGAGAGGAAGCGGACCTTTAA GTTTCCTTTTGTAGCATGTGAGATAATTACATGTGAAGTTGACATCATACTCAGGACCTTAGTAGAGGACAAAGAG TTGATGGACCTACTGTTCTCTTTCCTAAAACCTGACCGCCCTCATAGCACATTGTTGGCAGGATACTTCAGTAAG GTTGTTATATGTTTGATGCTGCGCAAGACAGTCCCTCTTACGAATTACGTTCAG GGTAATCCAGAAATAATTGGCCAACTTGTCGATCTCATTGGCATTACATCTATCATGGAG ATACTGATTCGGTTGATTGGTGCTGATGAGAGTGTGTATTCGAACTATGCGGATGCGATGCAATGGTTAGAAGAGACAAATGTTCTTGAGATGATTGTAGATAAGTTTAGCTCGTCG GACTCTCCTGAAGTGCATGCCAGTGCTGCTGAAATTCTTTGTGCCATAACCCGATACGCCCCTCCTGGACTTGCTACGAAGATATGTAGCCCGAG TTTTGTTGGGAGACTATTTCGCCATGCACTTGAAAATTCAAGACCTAAATCTGTACTGGTTCACTCGTTATCGGTATGCATATCCTTGTTAGATCCTAGGAGACTAGTGTCAGCTTCCAACCAAGCATTTCGAAGCCAACTAAGCCATGGGACATTGGTTACTGCTAGTACCGAGACGGTTGATGGTATGCTAGAGAGCTTAG GTGATTTACTGAAGTTGTTGGATGTTTCTTCTTCTGAGGATATCTTGCCTACCACGTATGGATACTTAAAACCTCCCCTTGGAAAACATCGTCTGAAG ATTGTAGAGTTCATCTCTGTTTTGCTGGCAATCGGCAGTGAAGCTGCTGAAAAGGAACTAAGCCAGCAAGGAGCAATAAAACGTgttatagatttattttttga GTACCCATATAATAACTTTTTACATCACCACGTGGAGAATGTTGTTGGATCATGTATAGAGAGTAAGCGGAGTTCGCTTATCGAGCATGTTCTGAATGACTGTGACATTGTTGGAAAAATACTTGAAGCTGAAAATCATTCTACCTTGTCAACTGATTCTGCTAAG CCTACAGTTCCATCACAGGACAAGTCACCTCCAAAGATTGGAAATGTTGGTCACATGACTCGCATGGCTAACAAGCTTATTCAGTTGGGAAATAACAACAGCACAATTCAGACACACTTGCAG GAGAATGGTGCATGGGTTGATTGGCATACCAATGTCCTGCTTAGGCGTAATGCAGTGGAAAATGTTTATCAATGGGCTTGTGG GCGGCCAACTTCGTTGCAAGATCGAGGTAGGGATAGCGACGATGAAGACTTCCGCGATAGGGATTATGATGTAGCAGCACTTGCTAACAACCTGAGTCAGGCATTCCGATATGGGATTTACAGTAATGAGGATATTGAAGAG GCTCATGGTTCGCTTGAACGTGATGATGAG GATGCTTATTTTGATGACGAAACTGCTGAAGTTGTTATCTCTTCTCTTCGTTTGGGTGATGACCAGGACAG CTCACTCTTCACAAACTCAAACTGGTTTGCTTTCGAGGACGACAAAGCAGCTATTGACCGTTCAATCGGCTCCCTCGCCTCACCCTCATCTAATTCGGACAATGCTTTTCCAAATACAGACGAGTCCGACGAGGTCGTTCTCGGTGACAAAGATGACTTGTTTGGCAATTCCGCATCCTCCCTTGCGTCTAACTCAGAGACAGCTTCTGGAGAAGCTGGAAGCGCAGCTTTAACAAATGGTCCCATCAAGGAGCACAAAGATGACACAGCACCACTGAGTATAAACCAAGGCGAGCAGTCACCAGAGTGGGTTGAATGGAGAGAGACATCGGAACCAGGTGAAGTGTCCAAGGGCCCAGATCCTGAGGTTTCAAATGGTGAAGTTGAACaagagaaagataaaaataCTGAAAAATGTTCCCCAGAAATGGCAAATGGCGATGAAGAAAATGGGTCTCCTGAATCCAACGTTGAGCTTAAATCGGAAGTTGAGGTTAAACCAGATGTTGAGGTCAAACCAGAAGTTGAGGTTACTGAAACATTAACCGTCAACGGTGTAGACGGTAGTGAGAGTGCTGATTCATCTGAATCTCCTGAACCTGCTAATTCACCGGCCAATGAAGTTGCTCCGGGGGATGCAGAGAATGAGAAGGCTATTGAGAACGAGAAGTGA